A single Eubalaena glacialis isolate mEubGla1 chromosome 18, mEubGla1.1.hap2.+ XY, whole genome shotgun sequence DNA region contains:
- the HSF4 gene encoding heat shock factor protein 4 isoform X2, whose product MQDAPAALPTEPGPSPVPAFLGKLWALVGDPGTDHLIRWSPSGTSFLVSDQSRFAKEVLPQYFKHSNMASFVRQLNMYGFRKVVSIEQGGLLRPERDHVEFQHPSFVRGREQLLERVRRKVPALRGDDGRWRPEDLGRLLGEVQAFRGVQESTEARLRELRQQNEILWREVVTLRQSHGQQHRVIGKLIQCLFGPLQAGSSSTGAKRKLSLMLDEGCPTPAKFNACPLPGALLQDPYFIQSGWASSSTYSLSQRPPWASAALTGPGAPSSLTFRKTLHPLKEPSFLPPVVAGAPPPLPVAVVQAILEGKGSLSPEGPRSAQQPEPRGPREVPDRGPLDLERGARSPESLLPPMLLRAPPESVEPAGPLDVLGTSLQGREWTLMDLDMELSLLQPLVPEKGETELAVKGLNSPGPGKDSMLGAPLLLDVQAALGGPALSLPGALTIYSTPESRASYLGPGANPSP is encoded by the exons ATGCAGGACGCGCCAGCCGCGCTGCCCACGGAGCCGGGCCCTAGCCCCGTGCCAGCCTTCCTTGGCAAGCTATGGGCGCTGGTGGGCGACCCGGGCACCGACCACCTGATCCGCTGGAGCCCG AGCGGGACCAGTTTCCTCGTCAGCGACCAGAGCCGCTTCGCCAAGGAAGTGCTGCCCCAGTACTTCAAGCACAGCAACATGGCGAGCTTTGTGCGGCAACTCAACATGT ACGGTTTTCGGAAGGTGGTGAGCATCGAGCAGGGTGGCCTGCTGAGGCCGGAACGGGACCACGTCGAGTTCCAGCACCCGAGCTTCGTGCGCGGCCGAGAGCAATTACTGGAACGCGTGCGGCGTAAG GTGCCTGCGCTGCGCGGCGACGACGGCCGCTGGCGCCCTGAGGACCTGGGCCGGCTTCTGGGCGAGGTGCAGGCTTTTCGGGGAGTGCAGGAGAGCACCGAGGCGCGGCTGCGGGAGCTCAGGCA GCAGAACGAGATCTTGTGGAGGGAGGTGGTGACGCTGCGGCAGAGCCACGGTCAGCAGCACCGGGTCATTGGCAAG CTGATCCAGTGTCTCTTTGGGCCACTTCAGGCGGGGTCTAGCAGCACAGGAGCTAAGAGAAAGCT GTCCCTGATGCTGGATGAGGGGTGCCCAACACCAGCCAAATTCAACGCCTGCCCCCTACCTGGTGCCCTCCTGCAGGACCCCTACTTTATCCAGTCG GGCTGGGCCTCATCTTCTACTTACAGCCTCTCCCAGAGACCACCCTGGGCCTCAGCAGCCCTCACAGGGCCAGGGGCCCCATCATCTCTGACATTCCGGAAGACTCTCCATCCCCTGAAGGAACCAAGCTTTCTCCCTCCAGTGGTGGCAGGAG CACCCCCACCACTGCCTGTGGCTGTGGTGCAGGCCATCCTGGAAGGGAAAGGGAGCCTCAGCCCCGAGGGGCCCAGGAGTGCCCAGCAGCCTGAACCAAGAGGCCCCAGGGAGGTTCCTGACAG GGGGCCTCTGGACCTGGAGAGAGGAGCCCGGAGCCCGGAGAGTCTGTTGCCTCCAATGCTGCTTCGGGCCCCCCCTGAAAGTGTGGAGCCTGCAGGGCCCCTAGAT GTGCTGGGCACCAGCCTCCAAGGGCGGGAGTGGACTCTCATGGACTTAGACATGGAGCTGTCCCTG TTGCAGCCCTTGGTTCCAGAGAAGGGTGAGACTGAGCTGGCGGTCAAGGGGTTAAATTCTCCAGGGCCAG GGAAGGACTCCATGCTGGGGGCACCACTCCTGCTGGATGTCCAAGCCGCTTTGGGAGGCCCAGCCCTCAGCCTGCCAGGAGCTTTAACCATTTACAGCACCCCTGAGAGCCGCGCCTCCTACCTGGGCCCAGGGGCCAACCCCTCCCCCTGA
- the TRADD gene encoding tumor necrosis factor receptor type 1-associated DEATH domain protein isoform X2 has translation MAAGPNGLEEWVGSAYLFVESSLEKVVLSDAYAHPQQKVAVYRALRTALAESGGSSDVLQMLKIHRSDPQLIVQLRFSGRQACGRFLRTYREGALRAALQGCLAAELTLHSMPLQLELRAGAEQLDALLTDEERCLNCIFAQKPDRLRDEELTELEDALRNLTCGSEGQGGDVEGAPAPSQSLAPSPSEEKPPPPPPSGQTFLFQGQPVVNRPLSLQDQQTFARSVGLKWRKVGRSLQRGCRALRDPALDSLAYEYEREGLYEQAFQLLRRFVQAEGRRATLQRLVEALEENELTSLAEDLLGLTNPHGGLA, from the exons ATGGCGGCTGGGCCAAATGGGCTCGAGGAGTGGGTGGGCAGTGCCTACCTATTTGTGGAGTCCTCGCTGGAGAAGGTGGTCTTGTCGGATGCCTACGCTCACCCGCAGCAGAAAGTGGCGGTGTACAGGGCTCTCCGGACTGCCCTGGCAG AGAGTGGCGGGAGCTCCGACGTGCTGCAGATGCTCAAGATCCACCGCAGCGATCCGCAGCTGATCGTGCAGTTGCGTTTCAGCGGGCGCCAGGCCTGCGGCCGCTTCCTCCGCACCTACCGCGAGGGGGCGCTGCGCGCCGCGCTGCAAGGGTGCTTGGCGGCGGAGCTGACCCTGCACTCCATGCCGCTGCAACTGGAGTTGCGCGCCGGCGCGGAGCAGCTAGATGCCTTGCTGACCGACGAGGAGCGCTGTTTGAATTGCATCTTCGCCCAGAAG CCCGACCGGCTCCGGGATGAGGAACTAACAGAGTTGGAGGATGCGCTCAGGAATCTGACGTGCGGCTCGGAGGGCCAAGGGGGCGACGTGGAGGGCGCTCCGGCCCCCTCGCAGTCCCTGGCACCCTCTCCGTCGGAGGagaagccgccgccgccgccgccgtctgGCCAGACTTTTCTGTTCCAGGGTCAGCCCGTAG TGAACCGGCCGCTGAGCCTGCAGGACCAACAGACGTTCGCGCGCTCAGTGGGCCTCAAGTGGCGCAAGGTGGGGCGCTCCTTGCAGCGCGGCTGTCGTGCATTGAGGGACCCGGCGCTTGACTCACTGGCCTATGAATACGAGCGTGAAGGGCTGTATGAGCAGGCCTTCCAGCTGCTGCGGCGCTTCGTGCAGGCCGAGGGCCGCCGCGCCACGCTGCAGCGCCTGGTGGAGGCGCTCGAGGAGAACGAGCTCACCAGCCTGGCAGAGGACTTGCTGGGCCTCACGAATCCCCATGGCGGCCTGGCCTAG
- the FBXL8 gene encoding LOW QUALITY PROTEIN: F-box/LRR-repeat protein 8 (The sequence of the model RefSeq protein was modified relative to this genomic sequence to represent the inferred CDS: substituted 1 base at 1 genomic stop codon): MTTAPHPCFXARIHLGSCRHREAHPLSALTWPPPPVLDSHARPAPLDSRCFRVCAERRGGAPVRAAPSVPASRPSGSPRFLPTTVLRRQSPVSGQNPPGPLSSGTPTPRPAMAEPGEQLPEEVLALIFRHLPLRDRAAAARVCRAWAAAATCSTVWHNTNISCDCELEGMQPQYLSACLDHVQNLRLEFVPSREPSRLAAIELLTALAGRNPELRGLCLECRGEKRLFDSGRDVLDAVHALCRAARALRHLDLRRLPFTLDDALVLQVAHGCPELCSLFLDNSTLVGSVGPGSVLELLEACPCLRALGLHLASLSRTALEALAAPDRAPFELLALRCACPEDARAPPLPNEAWAELSRRHPGLAVELELEPALPAESVTRVLQPAVPVAALRLILSGDTVGPVRFAARHYAATLRALEVRAAASAELDAALEELAERCAGLHEVHCFCVVRPSVLHAFRTHCPRLRSYTLKLTREPHPWRPTLVA, encoded by the exons ATGACAACCGCGCCGCACCCATGCTTCTGAGCCAGGATCCACCTCGGCTCCTGCCGGCACCGGGAAGCCCACCCACTCTCTGCACTAACCTGGCCGCCTCCGCCCGTCCTGGATTCCCACGCCCGCCCGGCTCCACTGGATTCGCGCTGCTTCCGGGTGTGCGCGGAGCGCAGGGGCGGCGCCCCAGTCCGAGCCGCCCCATCTGTCCCGGCGTCCCGCCCCTCAGGCTCCCCGCGGTTCCTTCCCACCACTGTCCTCCGCCGCCAGTCCCCAGTCTCTGGGCAAAACCCACCTGGTCCGCTGAGCAG CGGTACCCCCACCCCGCGCCCGGCCATGGCGGAGCCTGGAGAACAACTGCCGGAGGAGGTGCTGGCACTCATTTTCCGTCACCTGCCCCTGCGGGACCGCGCCGCTGCCGCGAGGGTTTGCAGAGCTTGGGCTGCCGCTGCCACCTGCAGCACTGTGTGGCACAACACGAACATCAG TTGCGACTGTGAGCTAGAAGGCATGCAGCCGCAGTATCTGTCCGCTTGCCTGGACCACGTTCAGAATCTACGTCTGGAATTTGTGCCGTCCAGGGAGCCGAGCCGCCTGGCGGCCATAGAGTTGCTGACCGCACTGGCTGGCCGTAACCCCGAGCTGCGAGGCCTGTGCCTGGAGTGCCGCGGAGAAAAGCGGCTCTTCGATTCCGGCCGCGACGTCCTGGACGCCGTGCACGCCCTCTGTAGGGCTGCCCGCGCGCTGCGCCACCTCGACCTGCGGCGCTTGCCCTTCACACTGGACGACGCGCTGGTGCTGCAGGTGGCACACGGCTGCCCGGAGCTCTGCAGCCTTTTCCTGGATAACAGTACGCTGGTGGGCAGCGTGGGGCCAGGCTCCGTGCTGGAGTTACTAGAGGCCTGCCCCTGCCTACGCGCCCTCGGCCTGCACCTGGCCAGCCTGTCGCGCACCGCGCTCGAGGCACTGGCGGCGCCAGACCGCGCACCTTTTGAGCTCCTGGCCCTGCGGTGCGCATGTCCCGAAGACGCACGCGCGCCGCCCCTGCCTAACGAAGCCTGGGCCGAGCTGAGCCGCCGCCACCCTGGACTGGCCGtagagctggagctggagccgGCTCTGCCTGCCGAGAGCGTGACGCGCGTCCTGCAGCCTGCTGTGCCCGTGGCTGCGCTGCGCCTCATCCTCTCTGGGGACACCGTAGGCCCGGTGCGCTTCGCAGCGCGCCACTACGCCGCAACCTTGCGCGCGCTCGAAGTGCGCGCTGCCGCCTCTGCCGAGCTGGACGCCGCGCTGGAGGAGCTGGCAGAGCGCTGCGCGGGCCTGCACGAAGTGCACTGCTTCTGCGTGGTGCGACCCTCCGTGCTGCACGCCTTCCGCACGCACTGCCCGCGCCTGCGCAGCTACACGCTCAAGCTAACGCGGGAGCCACATCCCTGGCGGCCCACGCTTGTGGCGTGA
- the TRADD gene encoding tumor necrosis factor receptor type 1-associated DEATH domain protein isoform X1 — MLERPCPGGKMAAGPNGLEEWVGSAYLFVESSLEKVVLSDAYAHPQQKVAVYRALRTALAESGGSSDVLQMLKIHRSDPQLIVQLRFSGRQACGRFLRTYREGALRAALQGCLAAELTLHSMPLQLELRAGAEQLDALLTDEERCLNCIFAQKPDRLRDEELTELEDALRNLTCGSEGQGGDVEGAPAPSQSLAPSPSEEKPPPPPPSGQTFLFQGQPVVNRPLSLQDQQTFARSVGLKWRKVGRSLQRGCRALRDPALDSLAYEYEREGLYEQAFQLLRRFVQAEGRRATLQRLVEALEENELTSLAEDLLGLTNPHGGLA, encoded by the exons ATGCTGGAGCGCCCCTGCCCAG GAGGCAAGATGGCGGCTGGGCCAAATGGGCTCGAGGAGTGGGTGGGCAGTGCCTACCTATTTGTGGAGTCCTCGCTGGAGAAGGTGGTCTTGTCGGATGCCTACGCTCACCCGCAGCAGAAAGTGGCGGTGTACAGGGCTCTCCGGACTGCCCTGGCAG AGAGTGGCGGGAGCTCCGACGTGCTGCAGATGCTCAAGATCCACCGCAGCGATCCGCAGCTGATCGTGCAGTTGCGTTTCAGCGGGCGCCAGGCCTGCGGCCGCTTCCTCCGCACCTACCGCGAGGGGGCGCTGCGCGCCGCGCTGCAAGGGTGCTTGGCGGCGGAGCTGACCCTGCACTCCATGCCGCTGCAACTGGAGTTGCGCGCCGGCGCGGAGCAGCTAGATGCCTTGCTGACCGACGAGGAGCGCTGTTTGAATTGCATCTTCGCCCAGAAG CCCGACCGGCTCCGGGATGAGGAACTAACAGAGTTGGAGGATGCGCTCAGGAATCTGACGTGCGGCTCGGAGGGCCAAGGGGGCGACGTGGAGGGCGCTCCGGCCCCCTCGCAGTCCCTGGCACCCTCTCCGTCGGAGGagaagccgccgccgccgccgccgtctgGCCAGACTTTTCTGTTCCAGGGTCAGCCCGTAG TGAACCGGCCGCTGAGCCTGCAGGACCAACAGACGTTCGCGCGCTCAGTGGGCCTCAAGTGGCGCAAGGTGGGGCGCTCCTTGCAGCGCGGCTGTCGTGCATTGAGGGACCCGGCGCTTGACTCACTGGCCTATGAATACGAGCGTGAAGGGCTGTATGAGCAGGCCTTCCAGCTGCTGCGGCGCTTCGTGCAGGCCGAGGGCCGCCGCGCCACGCTGCAGCGCCTGGTGGAGGCGCTCGAGGAGAACGAGCTCACCAGCCTGGCAGAGGACTTGCTGGGCCTCACGAATCCCCATGGCGGCCTGGCCTAG
- the HSF4 gene encoding heat shock factor protein 4 isoform X1, whose protein sequence is MQDAPAALPTEPGPSPVPAFLGKLWALVGDPGTDHLIRWSPSGTSFLVSDQSRFAKEVLPQYFKHSNMASFVRQLNMYGFRKVVSIEQGGLLRPERDHVEFQHPSFVRGREQLLERVRRKVPALRGDDGRWRPEDLGRLLGEVQAFRGVQESTEARLRELRQQNEILWREVVTLRQSHGQQHRVIGKLIQCLFGPLQAGSSSTGAKRKLSLMLDEGCPTPAKFNACPLPGALLQDPYFIQSPLPETTLGLSSPHRARGPIISDIPEDSPSPEGTKLSPSSGGRREKGLALLKEEPASPGGEGEAGLALAPNECDFCVTAPPPLPVAVVQAILEGKGSLSPEGPRSAQQPEPRGPREVPDRGPLDLERGARSPESLLPPMLLRAPPESVEPAGPLDVLGTSLQGREWTLMDLDMELSLLQPLVPEKGETELAVKGLNSPGPGKDSMLGAPLLLDVQAALGGPALSLPGALTIYSTPESRASYLGPGANPSP, encoded by the exons ATGCAGGACGCGCCAGCCGCGCTGCCCACGGAGCCGGGCCCTAGCCCCGTGCCAGCCTTCCTTGGCAAGCTATGGGCGCTGGTGGGCGACCCGGGCACCGACCACCTGATCCGCTGGAGCCCG AGCGGGACCAGTTTCCTCGTCAGCGACCAGAGCCGCTTCGCCAAGGAAGTGCTGCCCCAGTACTTCAAGCACAGCAACATGGCGAGCTTTGTGCGGCAACTCAACATGT ACGGTTTTCGGAAGGTGGTGAGCATCGAGCAGGGTGGCCTGCTGAGGCCGGAACGGGACCACGTCGAGTTCCAGCACCCGAGCTTCGTGCGCGGCCGAGAGCAATTACTGGAACGCGTGCGGCGTAAG GTGCCTGCGCTGCGCGGCGACGACGGCCGCTGGCGCCCTGAGGACCTGGGCCGGCTTCTGGGCGAGGTGCAGGCTTTTCGGGGAGTGCAGGAGAGCACCGAGGCGCGGCTGCGGGAGCTCAGGCA GCAGAACGAGATCTTGTGGAGGGAGGTGGTGACGCTGCGGCAGAGCCACGGTCAGCAGCACCGGGTCATTGGCAAG CTGATCCAGTGTCTCTTTGGGCCACTTCAGGCGGGGTCTAGCAGCACAGGAGCTAAGAGAAAGCT GTCCCTGATGCTGGATGAGGGGTGCCCAACACCAGCCAAATTCAACGCCTGCCCCCTACCTGGTGCCCTCCTGCAGGACCCCTACTTTATCCAGTCG CCTCTCCCAGAGACCACCCTGGGCCTCAGCAGCCCTCACAGGGCCAGGGGCCCCATCATCTCTGACATTCCGGAAGACTCTCCATCCCCTGAAGGAACCAAGCTTTCTCCCTCCAGTGGTGGCAGGAG GGAGAAGGGCCTGGCACTGCTCAAAGAAGAGCCAGCCAGCCCAGGGGGGGAAGGCGAGGCCGGGCTGGCCCTGGCCCCAAACGAGTGTGACTTCTGCGTGACAGCACCCCCACCACTGCCTGTGGCTGTGGTGCAGGCCATCCTGGAAGGGAAAGGGAGCCTCAGCCCCGAGGGGCCCAGGAGTGCCCAGCAGCCTGAACCAAGAGGCCCCAGGGAGGTTCCTGACAG GGGGCCTCTGGACCTGGAGAGAGGAGCCCGGAGCCCGGAGAGTCTGTTGCCTCCAATGCTGCTTCGGGCCCCCCCTGAAAGTGTGGAGCCTGCAGGGCCCCTAGAT GTGCTGGGCACCAGCCTCCAAGGGCGGGAGTGGACTCTCATGGACTTAGACATGGAGCTGTCCCTG TTGCAGCCCTTGGTTCCAGAGAAGGGTGAGACTGAGCTGGCGGTCAAGGGGTTAAATTCTCCAGGGCCAG GGAAGGACTCCATGCTGGGGGCACCACTCCTGCTGGATGTCCAAGCCGCTTTGGGAGGCCCAGCCCTCAGCCTGCCAGGAGCTTTAACCATTTACAGCACCCCTGAGAGCCGCGCCTCCTACCTGGGCCCAGGGGCCAACCCCTCCCCCTGA